Genomic segment of Paenalkalicoccus suaedae:
AGGATAAGGAGACGACGTTCTTACGCTTATCCATAACGGGATGATTGCCACCGCGGTGACCAAATACCATCTTCTCTGTCTTCGCGCCATGCGCTAACGCGATCAGCTGATGTCCAAGGCAAATCCCAAATGTCGGATACGTGCTACAAAGCGTTTGAATCGTAGGTAACACATGACTTACATCGACAGGATCTCCCGGTCCATTACTAATGACGATCCCATCTGGGTGAAGCGCATCAATCTCTCGGGCGGAAATTGTGTGTGGCACCACGATCACCTCTAGGCCTCGTCTCGTTAACTCACGGATAATGCCTTTCTTCGACCCGAAGTCGAGTAACACAACCCGCTTCTCTCCTCCAGGTATCCACGTTGCTTTCTCACTCGCAACATGTGCTACTTGGTTCGTTAAGATGTCTCCACCTTCCCCAAAGCTACCTGTAACCGTGCCGCGCTCACGAATGAGTCTTGCGAGCATGCGCGTATCTACATCCATTAATCCAGGAATACCGTGTAGCGTCAGCCATTCGTGCAGGTTCATCATGGCTTGATGATGGTGTGGCCTATGCGATGCCTTTTTAACAACGACACCCTTTAAGCTCGGCTTAATGCTCTCCGCATCGCGTCTGTTAATTCCGTAATTTCCGATCATCGGATACGTAAAGACGAGAATTTGACCAGCGTAGGATGGATCTGTCATCATTTCCTGATAGCCCGTCATCCCCGTATTAAACACCACTTCGCCACTACATGCGACGTCAGCTCCAAAGCCTTTCCCTGCAAATGTCTCTCCCGTTCTTAATGTCAATGTCGTCATACGAGCGCCTCCTCTTTGCTGTACACAACTTCTCCGCGTACGATCGTTGTGACTGGAATTCCTTTAAGCTTGTAGCCGTCAAATGGCGTATTACGTCCCTTTGAGTAAAATTCCTCTTTTCTCACTGTCTCTTCACGATTTAGATCAATCAACGTGAGGTCCGCCACTGCTCCTACCTCAATGACTCCCGCCTTTAATCCAAACACTTCTGCAGGCTTTTTCGTGAGAAAATCGAGTAGCTGTGTGACATCAAGCTGCTTTGTTTCTACAAAGAAGGTATGGAGTAGCGGGAATGCTGTCTCCAAACCAACAATCCCAAAAGGTGCTTCTTCAAACGGCTGACGCTTCTCGTCTTCCGTATGAGGGGCGTGGTCCGTTGCTATACAGTCTAACGTGCCATCCAGTAAGCCTCTGACGAGTGCCTCTTGATCCTCTTTTGAGCGCAATGGTGGATTCATCTTGAAGTTTGCATCGTTGATCACATCGTTCTCGTTTAAAAGTAGGTGATGAGGCGATACCTCGGCGGTCACGTTAATACCTGCTCGCTTCGCATCGCGAATGACGCGGACAGACTCTTTCGTACTCACATGACATACGTGATAATGGACACCCGCAGCCTCTGCTAACAGAATATCTCGTGCAACATGTACCGATTCTGACATAGAGGTAATCCCTTTTATGCCAAGCTCTTTTGCTCTCTCACCGTCATGCATGGCTCCGCCGTTTACAAGCGTTAAGTCCTCGCAGTGAGCAACGATTGCTTTTTGTTCATTAGCTGCTCTTTTCATCGCTTCATACATAACTCCAGCATCCTTGACACCTACACCGTCGTCCGTAAAGGCGAACACATCCAGATCTTCAAAAGGTACTAAGTCTTTACCAACTTGGTTTTTCGTGATCGCTCCATATGGGTATACATGCACAAGTGCATCCTGCTCGATTTTTGCGTAGAGCTCTTCTACTTTTTCTTTTGAATCTGGCACTGGACGAGTATTAGGCATCGCACAAATGGATGTAAAGCCTCCGCGGGCTGCAGATCTTGTACCCGTTTTAATCGTCTCTTTTGCTTCGCCACCTGGTTCTCTTAGATGGACATGTATGTCAACGAGTCCTGGTGAGACAAGCAATCCTCCTGCATCAATGATCGTGTCTGCTGACTCTTCGATCAATGGAGCGATTTTTTCAATGACACCATCTTTAAGTAGTAGCTCAAGCTCCTGTAACATCCCTTTATAATATACGGATCCATTTACGATTTTCGTTTTCATGCAAATACCGCCCCTTTGCTATGTAATAGTTGCCACATAATGGCCTTGCGTGCTAAAACGCCATTTTGCATTTGCTTAAAAATTCGGCTGCGCTCACATTCCACAAGCTCTGATGCAATTTCCACATCTCTATTTACTGGAGCAGGGTGCATAATGATCGCATGATCTTGCATCCGCTTCTCTCTTTTTACCGTTAATCCAAAGGCTGTATGGTAATCCTCTTTTGTAAATAGCTTCTTAATTTGATGGCGTTCTGTCTGCACGCGTAGTAGCATGACTACGTCCGCTCTTCTCGTTGCATCATCCATGGACACACCTGACCCTCCCCACTCTTGTGGACCGACAAAGGTGACGTTTGCTCCTAACCTGAGAAGCGCTCTTGACGTGGAGTGTGCGACTCGACTATGCGAGATGTCACCAGCGATGACAATATCTA
This window contains:
- a CDS encoding aspartate carbamoyltransferase catalytic subunit — encoded protein: MKHFLTLDDFSVREIEELLNLAEQDLTLKGTVANLFFEPSTRTKYSFEMAQYKLGLHPFDFTESQSSTQKGETLYDTVKTLEAIGVDAVVIRHPQNAFYQELSGITIPIINAGDGTGNHPSQTLLDLLTIKQEFGHFQGLDIVIAGDISHSRVAHSTSRALLRLGANVTFVGPQEWGGSGVSMDDATRRADVVMLLRVQTERHQIKKLFTKEDYHTAFGLTVKREKRMQDHAIIMHPAPVNRDVEIASELVECERSRIFKQMQNGVLARKAIMWQLLHSKGAVFA
- a CDS encoding carbamoyl phosphate synthase small subunit; protein product: MTTLTLRTGETFAGKGFGADVACSGEVVFNTGMTGYQEMMTDPSYAGQILVFTYPMIGNYGINRRDAESIKPSLKGVVVKKASHRPHHHQAMMNLHEWLTLHGIPGLMDVDTRMLARLIRERGTVTGSFGEGGDILTNQVAHVASEKATWIPGGEKRVVLLDFGSKKGIIRELTRRGLEVIVVPHTISAREIDALHPDGIVISNGPGDPVDVSHVLPTIQTLCSTYPTFGICLGHQLIALAHGAKTEKMVFGHRGGNHPVMDKRKNVVSLSSQNHSYSVVRESLAQTDFVETFVNVNDDSVEGIMHKELPVMSVQFHPEAAPGPVDTSYLFDEFMTMMVNVQKRGMTYA
- a CDS encoding dihydroorotase; translation: MKTKIVNGSVYYKGMLQELELLLKDGVIEKIAPLIEESADTIIDAGGLLVSPGLVDIHVHLREPGGEAKETIKTGTRSAARGGFTSICAMPNTRPVPDSKEKVEELYAKIEQDALVHVYPYGAITKNQVGKDLVPFEDLDVFAFTDDGVGVKDAGVMYEAMKRAANEQKAIVAHCEDLTLVNGGAMHDGERAKELGIKGITSMSESVHVARDILLAEAAGVHYHVCHVSTKESVRVIRDAKRAGINVTAEVSPHHLLLNENDVINDANFKMNPPLRSKEDQEALVRGLLDGTLDCIATDHAPHTEDEKRQPFEEAPFGIVGLETAFPLLHTFFVETKQLDVTQLLDFLTKKPAEVFGLKAGVIEVGAVADLTLIDLNREETVRKEEFYSKGRNTPFDGYKLKGIPVTTIVRGEVVYSKEEALV